The Metamycoplasma cloacale genome includes a region encoding these proteins:
- a CDS encoding ABC transporter ATP-binding protein — translation MHNLDPFKTDVKLKHMDKKERKMIKKQFAQIKRESLKKMIGYINYRKHVFAWIILLNLLSALLLATSTFALGYITDNFLTLDYLNQPGTIFAKLGLPLGLLALSYVVQQAINLLSNNLSVKAGVIGAQMMRSDAYKSIMRMPISYFEASNNGELMSILSNDIDNVLNGLAGCLSPIFTTAFIMVSSLAFMLYYSIYLSLITLLFLPIFYSIIGLLMMKAVPQFQKQQQRIAKLNGYIEEHLSALHLIKAYNQFDNVNNEFNFKNNKLYKSSFKASLYSGIIYPYANAVTMILQLIVGSIGAVFATTGVATGSGSNFTFGIIVSFLTYIRIMTNQIIRFFENIAQMQMASVSASRVLKIIDLKPLVDETQLGLIDNVKGDVEFRNIDFSYVPNAPKLQLQNASFKATRGQVFAIVGPTGAGKTTIINLLTKFYLPNSGDILIDDHKSTEINEHSWRNQISIVLQDTFLFKTTIMENLRYANFNATDEEIYAAAKLSKADDFIKVLANGYNEIVEEGGANFSQGERQLLAITRAIIANKNILILDEATSNVDTRTEKNIQEAMLNLMKGKTSFVIAHRLSTIVNADKILVINDGKIIEQGSHAELLALKGFYEKLYHSSFSED, via the coding sequence ATGCATAATTTAGATCCCTTTAAAACTGATGTTAAATTAAAACACATGGATAAAAAAGAACGTAAAATGATTAAAAAACAATTTGCTCAAATTAAGCGCGAAAGCTTAAAGAAGATGATTGGTTATATCAATTATCGTAAGCACGTTTTTGCTTGAATTATTTTATTAAATTTATTATCTGCTTTACTTCTTGCGACATCAACTTTTGCATTAGGATATATTACTGATAATTTCTTAACATTAGATTATCTAAATCAACCTGGTACTATTTTTGCTAAATTAGGACTACCGCTTGGATTACTAGCACTTTCATATGTTGTGCAACAAGCAATTAACCTATTGTCAAACAACCTCTCTGTTAAAGCGGGAGTAATTGGCGCGCAAATGATGCGTAGCGATGCCTATAAATCAATTATGCGTATGCCAATTTCATACTTCGAAGCAAGTAATAATGGTGAATTGATGTCAATATTGTCAAACGATATTGATAACGTTTTAAATGGTTTAGCTGGTTGTTTAAGCCCAATTTTCACAACAGCATTTATCATGGTTTCATCATTAGCATTTATGCTATATTATTCAATCTATTTATCATTAATTACCTTGTTATTCTTACCAATCTTTTATTCAATCATTGGTTTATTGATGATGAAAGCTGTTCCCCAATTCCAAAAACAACAACAAAGAATTGCAAAATTAAATGGTTATATTGAAGAACACTTATCAGCATTACATTTAATTAAGGCGTATAATCAATTTGATAACGTTAATAATGAATTTAATTTTAAAAACAATAAATTGTATAAATCTTCATTCAAAGCCTCTTTATATTCAGGAATTATTTATCCATATGCTAATGCTGTAACAATGATTTTACAATTGATTGTTGGTTCAATTGGAGCTGTTTTTGCAACAACAGGCGTTGCAACTGGTTCTGGTTCAAACTTTACCTTTGGTATTATTGTTTCTTTCTTAACTTATATTAGAATCATGACAAACCAAATCATTCGTTTCTTTGAAAACATTGCTCAAATGCAAATGGCATCTGTATCAGCAAGTCGTGTATTGAAAATCATTGATTTAAAACCGCTAGTTGATGAAACACAACTAGGTTTAATTGATAATGTCAAAGGTGATGTCGAATTTAGAAATATTGATTTTTCATACGTTCCTAATGCACCAAAATTGCAATTGCAAAATGCCTCATTTAAAGCAACTAGAGGCCAAGTGTTTGCAATTGTCGGTCCAACCGGAGCGGGTAAGACAACAATTATTAATTTATTGACAAAATTCTATTTACCAAATTCAGGTGATATTTTAATTGATGACCATAAATCAACTGAAATAAATGAACATAGTTGAAGAAATCAAATATCAATTGTTTTACAAGATACATTCTTGTTCAAAACTACAATTATGGAAAACCTTCGTTATGCAAACTTTAATGCAACCGATGAAGAGATATATGCTGCAGCTAAATTGTCAAAAGCTGATGATTTCATTAAAGTATTAGCTAATGGTTATAATGAAATTGTCGAAGAAGGTGGAGCAAACTTCTCTCAAGGTGAAAGACAATTACTAGCTATTACACGTGCAATCATTGCTAACAAAAATATCTTAATTTTAGATGAGGCAACATCTAATGTTGATACAAGAACTGAAAAGAATATTCAAGAAGCTATGTTGAATTTAATGAAAGGGAAAACCTCTTTTGTTATCGCCCACCGTTTATCTACAATTGTCAATGCAGATAAAATCCTTGTTATTAATGATGGAAAAATTATTGAACAAGGTAGTCATGCAGAATTACTTGCATTAAAAGGTTTTTACGAAAAACTATACCATTCTTCATTTTCAGAAGATTAA
- a CDS encoding ABC transporter ATP-binding protein yields the protein MLRIFKLMSTKYKVLSIFAIIFTILQALAFLLVPTFVSVLINFMANDTINSFSIFIWKIAVANSKEGIKLVSILLVITVLIGTTAGLASSYMAAHVSTGGARDVRNYLWKHLTTLSQKDIEYFSHAKIITRFTIDISRIQMGIISFLRTMIIGPANLILGLTFALLTNLNLSISFGILIPLLVITMIIFGLRLSKLFKQEQVAHDAINTESRENILGAKVIKSYNLEENQLIKFEKENINLSKISKKAWLSFNSMFNIIMLIANLVVVIIFGVGASSWKQTTNIAEHATLIGNINAFTQYTMIVVNGIVLTTMVLFNIYRASISTKRIFEIIDTKPDIPYIKSDKKISNGFIEFKNVTFKYYETSEKNVLENINFSVKPGETLGIIGPTGCGKSTIAKLMCLDFKTSIGEVLIDGNNIQEIDTDSLRTNISHVYQVPTILSGTIKSNLLFAKPDATEDEMIKATQMSCAYEYINRFSDKYEHELEQKGANLSGGQKQRLAIAQGLIRKPKILILDDSTSALDAKTEAIVRNNIKTEFKDANITTVIIAQKISSIIDADKIIVLHHGKISDIGTHNELMERNDLYREIALTQLGGENA from the coding sequence ATGTTAAGAATTTTTAAATTGATGAGCACTAAATATAAAGTGCTATCAATTTTTGCGATTATATTTACTATTTTACAAGCGTTAGCCTTTTTATTAGTACCTACATTTGTATCGGTACTAATTAATTTTATGGCTAATGACACGATTAATAGTTTTTCAATTTTTATATGAAAAATTGCAGTGGCAAATTCAAAAGAAGGGATTAAACTCGTTTCAATTTTACTTGTAATTACGGTATTAATTGGAACAACAGCTGGACTAGCATCTTCTTACATGGCGGCACATGTTTCGACAGGTGGTGCAAGAGATGTTAGAAATTATTTATGAAAACACTTAACTACTCTTTCACAAAAAGATATTGAGTATTTTTCACATGCCAAAATTATTACTAGATTTACAATTGATATTTCAAGAATTCAAATGGGAATCATTTCTTTTTTAAGAACAATGATTATTGGACCAGCAAACTTAATTTTAGGATTAACTTTTGCGTTATTAACTAATTTAAATTTATCAATATCATTTGGAATTCTAATTCCTTTATTAGTTATTACAATGATTATCTTTGGTTTGAGATTGAGCAAATTATTTAAACAAGAACAAGTTGCACACGATGCAATTAACACTGAATCTAGAGAAAATATTTTAGGTGCAAAAGTTATTAAATCTTACAATCTAGAAGAAAACCAATTAATTAAATTTGAAAAAGAGAATATAAATCTTTCAAAAATTTCTAAAAAAGCATGATTATCTTTTAACTCGATGTTCAATATTATTATGTTAATTGCAAACTTAGTTGTGGTTATTATCTTTGGAGTTGGTGCTTCAAGCTGAAAACAAACAACTAACATTGCAGAACATGCAACATTAATTGGAAATATCAATGCCTTTACACAATATACAATGATTGTTGTAAACGGAATTGTCTTAACTACAATGGTATTGTTTAACATATATCGTGCAAGTATTTCAACAAAACGTATTTTTGAAATTATTGACACAAAACCCGACATTCCTTATATTAAATCTGATAAAAAAATTAGCAATGGTTTTATTGAATTTAAAAACGTTACTTTTAAGTATTATGAAACATCTGAAAAAAATGTTTTAGAGAATATCAATTTTAGTGTTAAACCTGGTGAAACTTTAGGAATCATTGGACCAACTGGTTGCGGAAAATCAACTATTGCTAAATTAATGTGTTTAGATTTTAAAACATCAATTGGTGAAGTATTAATTGATGGAAATAACATTCAAGAAATTGACACAGATTCATTGAGAACTAATATTTCACACGTATATCAAGTTCCAACAATTTTAAGTGGAACAATTAAATCTAATTTATTATTTGCAAAACCGGATGCAACTGAAGATGAAATGATTAAAGCAACTCAAATGTCATGTGCGTATGAATATATTAATCGTTTCAGTGATAAATATGAACACGAACTTGAACAAAAAGGTGCTAACTTATCTGGCGGTCAAAAACAAAGACTAGCAATTGCTCAAGGTTTAATCAGAAAACCAAAGATTTTAATATTAGATGATTCAACTAGTGCTTTAGATGCTAAAACCGAAGCAATTGTTAGAAATAATATTAAAACAGAATTTAAAGACGCAAATATTACAACAGTTATTATTGCTCAAAAAATTTCTTCAATTATTGATGCAGATAAAATCATTGTTTTACATCATGGAAAAATTTCTGATATAGGAACTCATAATGAGTTAATGGAAAGAAATGATTTATATCGTGAAATTGCTTTAACGCAATTAGGGGGTGAAAATGCATAA
- a CDS encoding acetate/propionate family kinase, with amino-acid sequence MSKILIINAGSSSIKWSLFNEKMNVEAKGVAQRIKLEMGILTLDYLDNKTDTHTPLPSFLETVKKIVKQWEDNGIVKNYDEITQVAFRIVNGGPHMQNTCEVNEQNIQYLRDSIDLAPVHNPGALEAVLAFKQLLPHAKMTMHFDTSFHRTLPKSAYIYPINHKLTEELNIRKYGFHGLNHNFIAEKSKELFGKENVNVISLHIGNGASLCAIENGKSIDTSMGFTPIAGVMMGTRSGDIDTSIIPYIMKKTGKSIDEVFKILNEESGMLGVSGVSSDIRDIHGVFDSNEQARFALELYCLKISDYLIKYLNRINGKIDGIIFTAGVGENDDYVREQVIKNIHLLDLKIDDVKNKDRKYGDYKLISTPDSQLPIYVVRAQEELFIANEAKNFFKK; translated from the coding sequence ATGTCAAAAATTCTGATTATTAACGCAGGATCAAGCTCAATTAAATGAAGTTTATTTAACGAAAAAATGAATGTTGAAGCAAAAGGTGTTGCTCAACGTATTAAATTAGAAATGGGTATTCTTACCTTAGATTATTTAGATAACAAAACAGATACACATACACCATTACCAAGTTTCTTAGAAACAGTTAAAAAGATTGTCAAACAATGAGAAGACAACGGAATTGTGAAAAACTATGATGAAATTACACAAGTTGCTTTTCGTATCGTAAATGGTGGTCCACACATGCAAAACACATGTGAGGTTAATGAACAAAATATTCAATATTTAAGAGATTCTATTGATTTAGCACCAGTACACAACCCAGGTGCTTTAGAAGCTGTTTTAGCATTTAAACAATTATTACCACATGCTAAAATGACAATGCATTTTGATACATCATTCCACAGAACATTACCAAAATCAGCATATATTTATCCAATTAACCACAAATTAACTGAAGAATTAAACATTCGTAAGTATGGTTTCCATGGATTAAATCACAACTTTATTGCTGAAAAATCAAAAGAATTATTCGGTAAAGAAAATGTTAACGTAATTAGTTTACACATCGGAAATGGTGCAAGTTTATGTGCGATCGAAAACGGTAAATCAATTGATACATCAATGGGGTTCACTCCGATTGCTGGTGTAATGATGGGAACAAGATCAGGAGATATTGATACTTCAATCATCCCTTATATTATGAAGAAAACAGGAAAATCAATTGATGAAGTATTTAAAATTTTAAATGAAGAATCAGGTATGTTAGGAGTATCAGGTGTTTCATCTGACATCAGAGATATTCATGGTGTTTTTGATTCAAATGAGCAAGCAAGATTTGCGCTTGAATTATATTGTTTAAAAATTAGTGATTACTTAATCAAATATTTAAATAGAATCAATGGCAAAATTGACGGAATTATTTTCACAGCTGGTGTTGGCGAAAATGATGACTATGTAAGAGAACAAGTAATTAAAAACATTCACTTATTAGATTTAAAAATTGATGATGTTAAAAACAAAGATCGTAAATACGGTGATTACAAACTTATTTCAACTCCAGATAGTCAATTACCTATTTATGTAGTTAGAGCCCAAGAAGAATTATTCATTGCAAACGAAGCTAAAAATTTCTTTAAGAAATAA
- the whiA gene encoding DNA-binding protein WhiA: MKDTFSRFIKNEIIDKKRNRTSKLELLLGVFDTGYLDNNLISIALNNIDVKNYIIQLLNDLNIKYVLGKRNNISVAYDNLTKYSCKKQTHYFSGVFLSSGTISDVESTSYHLELKLQNENKAIEIQSILNNYEFNFKILKRKNSWMLYIKRVEAICDFLKAIEAIEAYMMFEESKIERDFQNNINRLTNFDYYNQERIANANKEFLTNWDYIQKNDLYEWFSEYEIAFFKLKQENLDLTLNELSHLLSQRGINKSKSTLNNYLIKLKKIIKKIKKGK; the protein is encoded by the coding sequence ATGAAAGATACATTTAGTAGATTTATCAAAAACGAAATAATTGATAAAAAAAGAAATAGAACTAGTAAATTAGAATTACTACTAGGTGTTTTTGATACTGGCTATTTAGATAATAATTTAATAAGCATTGCATTAAATAACATTGATGTTAAGAACTATATTATTCAACTATTAAATGATTTAAACATTAAATATGTTTTAGGTAAAAGAAATAACATTAGTGTTGCATATGATAATTTAACTAAATATAGTTGCAAAAAACAAACACATTATTTCAGTGGAGTATTTTTATCATCTGGAACAATCTCTGATGTTGAATCAACTAGTTATCATCTGGAATTGAAATTGCAAAATGAAAATAAAGCAATCGAAATTCAATCTATTTTAAATAATTATGAATTCAATTTCAAAATCCTTAAAAGAAAAAATTCTTGAATGCTGTATATCAAACGTGTTGAAGCAATTTGCGATTTTTTAAAAGCAATTGAAGCGATTGAAGCATATATGATGTTTGAAGAATCCAAAATTGAAAGAGATTTTCAAAATAACATTAATCGTTTAACCAATTTTGATTACTACAATCAAGAACGTATAGCAAATGCAAACAAAGAATTCTTAACAAATTGAGATTATATTCAAAAAAACGATCTATACGAATGATTTTCTGAATACGAAATTGCATTTTTTAAATTAAAACAAGAAAATTTAGATTTAACATTAAATGAGTTATCGCATCTGTTATCACAAAGGGGAATTAATAAATCTAAATCAACACTAAATAATTATTTAATTAAGTTAAAAAAAATAATAAAAAAAATTAAAAAGGGAAAATAG